From one Culex quinquefasciatus strain JHB chromosome 3, VPISU_Cqui_1.0_pri_paternal, whole genome shotgun sequence genomic stretch:
- the LOC119770259 gene encoding uncharacterized protein LOC119770259, with amino-acid sequence MQCYVPTCSSPFDQQYLWNCTGICNRQFHAACIGVKRGSEDDLQLHVLPICSLCRNNLHMEIDIRKIMQHHLEGSHMILTHIKTNDKTNQEALNELHNKIIGLQEEIKKSAEIASRILSAVLTQAPAMDFPLNEVRKAFEDTTSDQNHKLAESFCRIQEITSSHRDDIIKTIASAEKCPSDIILAVHDEVRALTSSINKLQDNEIEVRQKSLAEELNEQTVLEIESGWRLIGSKKIWKPDWTDFDARQRTRRLQEKEAEKHVAATENIVNKFSTSNNNNHNNIISNAGNSNNNHINIFVGNSTRPTATLTQAETQVRHILT; translated from the coding sequence ATGCAGTGCTATGTGCCGACGTGCTCTTCACCCTTCGACCAACAATACCTCTGGAACTGTACGGGCATTTGTAATCGACAATTTCACGCAGCCTGTATTGGGGTCAAACGTGGCTCCGAAGACGACTTGCAACTACATGTACTTCCTATATGCAGCCTTTGTCGAAATAACCTACATATggaaatcgacattagaaaaataatGCAGCATCATTTAGAAGGCAGTCATATGATCTTGACTCACATCAAGACCAATGACAAGACAAACCAAGAAGCCCTTAATGAACTGCATAATAAAATCATAGGCCTGCaggaagaaattaagaaatctgcAGAAATCGCAAGTCGAATACTTTCGGCAGTATTAACACAGGCACCGGCAATGGACTTCCCCTTAAACGAAGTCagaaaagcatttgaagacacCACCTCGGACCAGAATCATAAACTCGCTGAATCATTCTGCCGTATCCAGGAAATTACGTCATCCCACCGGGAtgacataattaaaacaattgccTCAGCAGAAAAATGCCCCTCGGACATAATTTTAGCAGTCCACGATGAAGTGAGGGCCCTCACTTCATCCATCAATAAACTGCAAGACAATGAAATTGAAGTCCGGCAAAAATCACTGGCAGAAGAATTAAACGAACAAACCGTACTGGAAATCGAATCTGGCTGGCGACTTATCGGCAGCAAAAAAATTTGGAAGCCAGACTGGACCGACTTCGACGCCAGGCAGCGGACTCGCCGTCTTCAGGAAAAGGAAGCCGAAAAACACGTCGCCGCAACCGAAAACATCGTCAACAAATTcagcaccagcaacaacaacaatcacaacaacatcatcagcaacgccggcaacagcaacaacaatcaCATCAACATCTTCGTCGGCAACAGCACCAGACCAACTGCAACTCTGACGCAGGCCGAAACCCAAGTACGCCACATTTTAACTTAA